The proteins below are encoded in one region of Maribacter aestuarii:
- a CDS encoding LysR substrate-binding domain-containing protein, with the protein MSSQIELRHLTYFLAVSEELHFRKAAEKLFISQPGLSRQIKQMEEILGATLFVRNKKKVTLTPAGHYLKSQAEILFKQLKETKRQLQLIGEGDTGELRIGFLGSAMQHVIPSLLLDIKDKYPKIRTSLEERPNAFQVEAVLKDELDLGFVRLARVPAGLHMETVYEDTFSLVLPESHPLSDEEFNGMQQFSDDNFILFSQEYSPFYYQTIMSICSDAGFIPRISHKSVHAHTIFKLVENNLGIAIVPTALQHGFQMRVKFIELKRLKQKAVLSVIWKKENANPVLKNCMDLLLGRSST; encoded by the coding sequence ATGAGTTCTCAGATTGAACTACGTCATCTTACGTATTTCTTGGCAGTATCGGAAGAATTACATTTTAGAAAGGCGGCGGAAAAGTTGTTCATTTCCCAACCGGGATTGAGTAGGCAGATAAAACAAATGGAGGAGATTTTGGGGGCAACATTGTTTGTAAGGAACAAAAAGAAAGTCACCCTAACACCCGCAGGCCATTATTTGAAAAGTCAGGCAGAGATTCTGTTTAAACAACTGAAAGAGACAAAGCGACAATTGCAGCTTATTGGAGAGGGAGATACGGGGGAACTTCGCATCGGTTTTTTAGGTTCTGCCATGCAGCATGTCATTCCATCACTTCTACTGGATATTAAAGATAAGTATCCAAAAATAAGAACTTCCTTAGAAGAGCGCCCCAACGCTTTTCAGGTGGAAGCCGTTTTAAAGGATGAGCTTGATTTGGGCTTTGTACGTTTGGCACGTGTACCTGCCGGGTTACATATGGAAACGGTTTATGAGGATACTTTTTCATTGGTCTTACCGGAAAGTCATCCCTTGTCCGATGAAGAATTCAACGGGATGCAGCAATTTTCAGATGATAATTTCATATTGTTCAGTCAAGAATACAGCCCGTTCTATTACCAAACGATAATGAGTATTTGTTCCGATGCCGGTTTTATTCCAAGAATATCGCATAAATCCGTTCATGCGCATACCATCTTTAAACTGGTGGAAAATAATTTGGGAATCGCCATTGTACCTACGGCACTGCAGCACGGATTCCAAATGCGCGTAAAATTTATAGAACTAAAGAGACTGAAGCAGAAGGCTGTACTATCCGTGATATGGAAAAAGGAAAATGCCAATCCTGTGTTAAAAAATTGCATGGATTTACTTTTAGGTAGATCTTCAACTTAA
- a CDS encoding urocanate hydratase: MDFKAEILQGILSELPVKRERSTEISHAPNRKDILSVSEKKLAIRNALRYFPKDWHKELSKEFASELKLYGRIYMYRFMPKYRMYARPIDSYPAETQQAAAIMLMIQNNLDPDVAQHPEELITYGGNGAVFQNWAQYLLCMQYLATMTEEQTLHIYSGHPMGLFPSSKEAPRVVVTNGMVIPNYSQPDDWEKYNALGVTQYGQMTAGSYMYIGPQGIVHGTAITVMNAFRKVLKSDENSAGKIFLTAGLGGMSGAQPKAGNIAGCITVCAEVNPVAANKRNEQGWVDELIEDIGDLVQRSKKAIEQKEIVSLAYIGNVVDVWEKFAEEDIFIHLGSDQTSLHNPWAGGYYPVGLSFEDANEMMRNDPSTFKVKVQESLRRHARAIELHTAKGTYFFDYGNAFLLEASRAGADVMAENNIDFKYPSYVQDILGPMCFDYGFGPFRWVCTSGNPEDLRTTDTIALKVMEEIKSAAPVEIQQQMQDNIKWIEEAEQNKLVVGSQARILYADAEGRAKIAEAFNQAIKSGEISAPIVLGRDHHDVSGTDSPYRETSNIYDGSKFTADMAIHNVIGDSFRGATWVSIHNGGGVGWGEVINGGFGMVLDGSEDASRKLKNMLFYDVNNGISRRSWARNKEALFAIQREMNRTPELKVTLPNLVEDELLDQLF; the protein is encoded by the coding sequence ATGGATTTTAAAGCGGAAATACTTCAAGGTATCCTATCAGAATTACCCGTAAAGAGGGAACGGTCCACAGAAATAAGTCACGCGCCAAACCGAAAGGACATCCTATCGGTATCGGAAAAGAAACTGGCTATACGAAATGCCCTGCGCTATTTTCCAAAAGATTGGCATAAGGAGTTGTCCAAAGAATTCGCATCGGAGTTGAAACTTTATGGACGGATTTATATGTATCGATTTATGCCTAAATATAGGATGTATGCGAGACCAATTGATTCCTATCCTGCTGAAACACAACAAGCAGCGGCAATAATGTTGATGATTCAAAATAACTTGGATCCTGACGTTGCCCAACATCCAGAAGAATTGATAACCTACGGCGGCAATGGAGCAGTTTTCCAAAATTGGGCACAATACCTGTTGTGCATGCAGTATTTAGCTACCATGACCGAAGAACAGACCCTACATATCTATTCTGGTCACCCCATGGGACTATTTCCATCTTCAAAAGAAGCACCCCGTGTGGTGGTCACGAACGGGATGGTGATACCCAACTATTCCCAACCGGACGACTGGGAAAAATATAATGCCTTGGGAGTTACCCAATATGGTCAAATGACCGCAGGCTCCTACATGTACATTGGTCCTCAGGGTATCGTACACGGCACGGCCATTACCGTAATGAATGCCTTTAGAAAAGTATTGAAAAGTGATGAAAATTCGGCTGGAAAAATATTCCTTACCGCCGGATTGGGAGGAATGAGTGGCGCACAACCAAAAGCAGGAAACATCGCAGGATGTATCACCGTATGTGCAGAGGTAAACCCTGTAGCGGCCAATAAAAGAAATGAACAGGGTTGGGTAGATGAATTGATTGAAGACATAGGTGATTTGGTTCAGCGTTCCAAAAAAGCTATTGAACAAAAAGAAATAGTTTCTTTGGCCTATATTGGAAATGTAGTGGACGTCTGGGAAAAATTCGCTGAAGAGGATATATTCATTCATTTAGGTTCTGACCAGACCTCTCTACACAATCCGTGGGCTGGAGGTTATTATCCGGTCGGATTGAGTTTTGAGGACGCTAACGAAATGATGAGGAATGATCCTAGCACTTTTAAAGTGAAAGTTCAAGAGTCTTTACGTAGACATGCGAGAGCTATTGAATTGCATACGGCCAAAGGCACTTACTTTTTTGATTATGGCAATGCCTTCTTACTGGAAGCTTCACGTGCAGGGGCAGATGTAATGGCTGAAAACAATATCGATTTTAAATATCCGTCTTACGTACAGGATATTTTGGGGCCCATGTGTTTTGATTACGGTTTCGGACCTTTCCGTTGGGTTTGTACCTCTGGCAATCCTGAAGATTTACGAACGACGGATACCATTGCGCTAAAGGTTATGGAGGAAATTAAAAGCGCCGCCCCTGTAGAAATACAACAACAAATGCAGGACAACATCAAATGGATCGAAGAAGCCGAACAGAATAAATTGGTGGTAGGTTCGCAAGCTAGAATTTTATACGCCGATGCCGAAGGACGGGCTAAAATTGCCGAAGCCTTTAACCAAGCTATTAAATCAGGGGAAATTTCCGCACCTATTGTATTGGGAAGGGATCATCACGATGTGAGTGGCACGGATTCACCTTACCGGGAGACCAGTAATATTTATGATGGTAGTAAATTTACGGCGGACATGGCCATTCATAACGTCATTGGTGACAGCTTTAGAGGAGCAACTTGGGTATCCATCCATAATGGAGGTGGTGTAGGTTGGGGAGAAGTAATCAATGGAGGTTTTGGAATGGTGCTGGACGGCTCGGAAGATGCTTCCCGAAAATTAAAAAATATGTTGTTCTATGATGTAAACAATGGGATTTCTCGCAGAAGCTGGGCCAGGAATAAAGAAGCACTTTTCGCTATTCAACGGGAAATGAACAGAACACCGGAACTAAAAGTAACTTTGCCTAACTTAGTGGAAGATGAATTGTTAGACCAGTTATTTTAA
- the hutG gene encoding formimidoylglutamase has product MAQYQETPPDIYQGRKSDQQLYLHEKIICKPIQELVHRNSEKNISILGYSCEEGVKRNHGRTGTDQGPDAIRKQLGKLPNHLMDGTIIWDEGTINCNDFNLENTQAKLTEKISEILANKSFPIILGGGHDIAYGTYNGLRNHLGNAKTIGIINFDAHFDLRSDENGSNSGTPFYQIAQDCKGSNTPFHYLCLGIRNDANDRNLFETAKELEVKYILRDTFRIEFHNEINAWINAFIQNVDAVYVTIDLDGFSSAYAPGVSAPSPMGFTPDVVLESLKTITGSGKLCALDIAEMNPDFDVDYQTARLAASLVHYVLHSV; this is encoded by the coding sequence ATGGCCCAATATCAAGAAACGCCACCTGATATATATCAAGGGAGGAAATCCGATCAGCAACTCTACTTGCACGAGAAGATTATATGTAAACCCATACAGGAACTAGTTCATCGTAATTCTGAAAAAAATATTTCCATACTAGGCTATTCTTGCGAAGAAGGCGTGAAAAGAAACCATGGACGTACGGGAACCGATCAAGGACCGGATGCCATACGAAAGCAGTTGGGCAAGCTCCCAAATCATCTTATGGACGGCACCATAATATGGGACGAAGGAACTATTAATTGTAACGATTTCAATCTTGAGAACACACAGGCAAAACTTACCGAAAAAATAAGCGAAATTTTAGCTAATAAGTCTTTTCCCATTATTCTCGGAGGTGGACACGATATCGCTTACGGTACGTACAATGGCCTAAGAAACCATTTGGGGAACGCAAAGACGATAGGAATAATCAATTTTGATGCTCATTTTGATTTACGTTCCGACGAAAATGGCAGTAATTCCGGAACACCCTTTTATCAAATCGCACAAGATTGCAAAGGTTCCAACACTCCTTTTCATTACCTATGTCTTGGAATACGGAACGATGCCAATGACCGGAATCTTTTTGAAACAGCTAAGGAATTGGAGGTGAAATATATTCTTAGGGATACTTTTAGGATAGAATTCCATAACGAAATCAATGCTTGGATCAATGCTTTTATTCAAAATGTGGATGCGGTCTATGTTACGATAGATCTCGATGGGTTTTCGTCCGCATACGCTCCTGGGGTAAGTGCCCCCTCTCCCATGGGTTTTACCCCGGATGTTGTTTTGGAATCGCTTAAAACTATTACCGGTTCCGGTAAGTTATGTGCGCTGGACATTGCGGAAATGAATCCAGATTTTGACGTGGATTACCAAACCGCTAGATTGGCAGCTTCGTTGGTCCACTATGTGCTGCATTCTGTCTAG
- a CDS encoding heavy metal translocating P-type ATPase — translation METTKCYHCGDDYNGKIIQFDSKEFCCNGCKTVYEIFTSNDLSNYYDIQSAAGATPNSIEGKYNFLDDAAIVERLTEFKDGELQIITLYIPHIHCSSCIWVLENLNKLNSFVTSSQVDFPKKMLRITYTNKVSLKELVILLSRIGYEPSISLDDFDNKKIKKTENSLIYKLGVAGFAFGNVMFLSFPDYFDLSSNTLSGGEFWLNKYEDIFRWLMFIFSVPVVFYSGKDYFTSAFKGLRSKILNIDVPIALGILVLFLRSTLEIIFDWGSGFFDSLTGLVFFLLLGKFFQQKTYAFLSFERDYKSYFPIAITRIKSNGIEEITQVNHINKGDRILIRNEEVIPVDGILLKGNARIDYSFVTGESEAQHKTPGDKLFAGGKQVNGAIEVEALKSVSQSYLTQLWSNSVFQQDKSSKFQTLTDSIGKRFTIAVLTMAFVATGFWLFHDAGKALNVFTAVLIIACPCAIALAAPFTLGNMLRIFGRKKFYVKDVQTIERLAQIDTAIFDKTGTITTSKKSTATYEGMPLTLAEESLLKNTLRSSNHPLSRILYTMLSEHNISFLDEYEEHLGQGLEGSMGKEHIKIGSADFVGREQASDLLNTSVHISSNDHYKGRYIFHNEYREGVAKVFDTMSKKMNVAVLSGDNDSEKKYLQQILPKLTPLFFNQKPDDKLDFIKYLQEQGKKVLMVGDGLNDAGALAQSDVGVSISENINVFSPACDAILDASKFQQLYQYILASKKAMTIIKLSFILSLLYNVIGLYFAVTGQLQPVIAAILMPLSSISVVGFTTLMTNLLGRKLK, via the coding sequence ATGGAAACGACTAAATGTTATCATTGCGGTGATGATTATAATGGTAAAATTATCCAGTTTGACTCTAAGGAATTCTGTTGTAACGGATGTAAAACGGTTTATGAAATTTTTACCTCCAATGACCTGTCCAATTATTACGATATACAATCAGCCGCTGGAGCAACTCCAAATTCGATTGAAGGAAAATATAATTTCCTCGACGATGCGGCTATTGTAGAAAGACTTACCGAGTTTAAGGATGGGGAACTGCAAATTATAACCCTTTATATTCCACATATTCATTGTAGCTCCTGCATTTGGGTACTAGAAAACCTGAATAAGCTCAACTCTTTTGTCACCAGTTCCCAAGTAGATTTCCCTAAGAAAATGCTTCGCATTACCTATACCAATAAGGTTTCTCTAAAGGAGTTGGTAATACTACTTTCCCGTATTGGCTATGAACCTTCCATATCATTGGACGACTTTGATAACAAAAAAATCAAAAAAACAGAAAACAGCCTTATTTATAAGCTAGGGGTTGCGGGCTTTGCTTTTGGTAATGTCATGTTCCTTTCGTTTCCGGATTATTTCGATTTATCCTCAAATACATTATCCGGTGGCGAGTTCTGGTTGAACAAATATGAGGATATATTCCGCTGGTTAATGTTTATTTTTTCTGTTCCCGTTGTTTTTTATTCTGGTAAGGACTATTTCACCTCCGCCTTTAAGGGGCTTCGTTCCAAAATACTAAATATAGATGTCCCCATAGCACTGGGAATATTGGTTCTGTTCTTAAGAAGTACTTTAGAAATAATTTTCGATTGGGGCAGTGGTTTCTTTGATTCGCTTACGGGTTTAGTTTTCTTTCTTCTGTTGGGCAAATTTTTTCAACAGAAAACCTATGCTTTTTTGTCTTTTGAACGTGATTACAAATCTTATTTCCCAATTGCGATTACAAGGATAAAATCTAACGGCATCGAGGAAATTACTCAAGTAAACCACATTAACAAAGGGGACCGTATCCTTATAAGAAATGAAGAAGTTATTCCTGTAGACGGTATCCTTTTAAAGGGTAACGCAAGGATAGATTACAGTTTTGTAACCGGTGAATCGGAAGCGCAGCATAAGACACCCGGAGATAAATTGTTCGCAGGCGGCAAACAGGTAAACGGGGCAATAGAGGTGGAAGCTCTAAAATCGGTATCACAGAGTTATCTGACGCAATTGTGGAGCAATTCGGTTTTTCAACAAGACAAATCAAGCAAATTTCAGACCCTTACCGATAGTATTGGCAAGCGTTTTACCATAGCCGTCCTTACCATGGCATTCGTAGCAACCGGTTTTTGGCTATTCCATGATGCCGGAAAAGCACTCAATGTATTCACTGCGGTATTAATTATTGCATGTCCCTGTGCAATTGCGTTGGCGGCCCCTTTTACCTTGGGTAACATGCTTCGGATTTTTGGCAGAAAAAAATTCTATGTAAAGGATGTGCAAACCATTGAGCGTTTGGCCCAAATAGATACGGCTATTTTTGATAAGACGGGAACCATTACCACTTCCAAAAAAAGCACGGCAACTTATGAGGGGATGCCACTAACATTGGCTGAAGAATCTTTATTGAAAAATACGTTGCGATCGTCCAATCATCCACTGAGTAGAATTTTATATACCATGCTCTCCGAACATAACATTAGCTTCCTGGATGAATATGAAGAACATTTGGGGCAGGGCTTGGAAGGAAGTATGGGCAAAGAACATATTAAAATAGGTTCAGCGGATTTTGTTGGAAGAGAACAGGCATCCGATTTGTTGAACACCTCCGTCCACATCAGTAGCAACGACCATTACAAAGGGAGGTATATTTTTCATAATGAATATCGGGAAGGGGTCGCTAAAGTGTTCGATACCATGTCCAAAAAAATGAACGTGGCCGTACTATCCGGGGACAATGACAGTGAGAAGAAGTATCTGCAACAAATATTACCAAAACTAACCCCACTTTTTTTTAATCAAAAACCTGATGATAAACTAGACTTTATTAAATACTTACAGGAACAAGGTAAAAAAGTTTTAATGGTGGGTGATGGCCTAAATGATGCTGGCGCATTAGCCCAATCAGATGTAGGCGTATCCATCTCCGAGAACATCAATGTGTTTTCACCGGCTTGTGATGCCATCCTGGATGCATCAAAATTTCAGCAACTTTATCAGTATATCCTAGCAT
- a CDS encoding universal stress protein, producing MKNILIPTDFSENAWNAIVYALKLFKDEECKFYLLNTYTPAIASSRFMAASFDGGVYANTAHEFSENGLKRTIAKIKKSTLTPIINSKQYHHLLCSRTKS from the coding sequence ATGAAAAATATATTGATTCCCACGGATTTTTCTGAGAATGCTTGGAATGCCATCGTCTATGCGCTTAAATTGTTCAAAGATGAGGAATGCAAATTCTACTTATTAAATACATACACGCCGGCTATTGCGAGCAGTAGGTTTATGGCGGCATCTTTTGATGGTGGGGTGTATGCCAATACTGCCCATGAATTTTCTGAAAACGGATTGAAAAGAACGATTGCCAAAATCAAAAAAAGCACTCTAACACCAATCATAAATTCAAAACAATATCATCATTTGCTTTGCTCACGGACGAAATCGTAG
- a CDS encoding Crp/Fnr family transcriptional regulator, with product MESRCENCIIRQFNALRAMNKEELKRVSDSKISKSIKKGEALFEEGDKLDGVYCVRGGVSKLSKLSANGKDQIVKLASKGEVIGQRSVIAEENVNLSAIAVSDMEVCFIPKEGIVNTLHSNPNFTLEVLRHMAHDLKEADDVIVNMSQKTVKQRIAQAFLYLKTNFGEDKNGFLNLTLSREEIANVVGTATESCIRLISEFKKRT from the coding sequence ATGGAAAGTAGGTGCGAAAATTGTATCATACGACAGTTCAATGCTTTACGGGCAATGAACAAGGAGGAATTAAAGCGTGTCTCCGATTCAAAAATAAGTAAGAGCATTAAAAAAGGCGAAGCTCTTTTTGAAGAAGGGGATAAGTTGGATGGCGTCTATTGTGTTAGGGGCGGAGTCTCTAAACTATCCAAGCTTAGTGCCAATGGAAAAGATCAGATAGTAAAATTGGCCAGTAAGGGAGAGGTTATTGGTCAACGTTCCGTTATAGCCGAAGAAAATGTAAATCTAAGCGCTATTGCCGTTAGTGATATGGAGGTCTGTTTTATTCCTAAAGAAGGTATAGTAAATACGCTACATTCTAATCCCAATTTTACTTTGGAAGTTTTGCGTCATATGGCGCACGATTTGAAAGAGGCGGATGACGTCATCGTAAACATGAGTCAAAAAACCGTGAAACAACGTATTGCCCAAGCATTTCTATACTTGAAGACAAATTTTGGAGAGGACAAGAATGGTTTTCTCAACTTAACCCTGTCCAGAGAAGAAATCGCTAATGTAGTAGGTACGGCTACTGAATCTTGTATTCGCTTAATTTCAGAATTCAAAAAAAGGACTTAA
- the hutI gene encoding imidazolonepropionase, whose protein sequence is MNSHTLIGPFKQLLTLTGIPIKGAISDEQLVIIADAGILVENEKIKSIGKFHDLFENNEGASVHELKGDHVCLPGFIDSHTHICFGGSRAKDYAMRNSGKTYLEIAKAGGGIWDTVTQTRKAKEEELVKKTVKLATRHLKNGVTTLEVKSGYGLSIDEELKMLRAIKKAGATIASDLIPTCLAAHMVPRDYNGSAEDYLEEISTNLFPVLKSEKLTNRVDAFIEESAFSAKQIAPYFKKAKEMGFDITVHADQFSTGGSKVAVDFGAISADHLEASTDSEIALLAKSDVIATALPGASLGLGCAFTPARKLLDAGGALAIASDHNPGSAPMGDLLTQAAILGAFEKLSNAEVLAGITFRAAAVLKLNDRGKLDKGLLADFSLFHTGNYQEILYNQGNLKPCMVWKNGELVYNKHS, encoded by the coding sequence ATGAATTCACACACACTTATAGGCCCTTTTAAACAGCTCCTCACATTGACCGGAATACCGATTAAGGGGGCTATCTCCGACGAGCAACTCGTAATTATCGCGGATGCAGGAATATTGGTCGAAAATGAAAAGATAAAATCTATAGGAAAATTCCATGATTTGTTCGAGAATAATGAGGGTGCTTCCGTGCATGAGCTAAAGGGCGACCATGTATGCTTACCAGGATTTATTGATTCGCACACCCATATATGTTTTGGTGGGTCCCGTGCAAAGGATTATGCCATGCGAAATTCTGGCAAGACCTATTTGGAAATTGCGAAGGCAGGTGGTGGCATTTGGGATACCGTAACCCAAACAAGAAAAGCTAAGGAAGAAGAACTGGTCAAAAAAACGGTCAAATTGGCCACCCGTCACCTGAAGAACGGAGTCACCACTTTAGAGGTTAAAAGTGGTTATGGCCTTTCCATAGACGAAGAATTAAAGATGCTCCGTGCCATTAAAAAGGCAGGCGCTACCATTGCTTCTGACTTGATTCCTACCTGTCTTGCCGCCCATATGGTTCCTAGGGATTATAATGGGAGTGCTGAGGATTACTTGGAAGAAATAAGCACAAATTTGTTTCCAGTTCTAAAGAGTGAAAAGCTCACGAATCGCGTCGATGCTTTTATAGAAGAAAGTGCTTTTTCCGCAAAGCAAATTGCACCTTACTTCAAAAAGGCGAAGGAGATGGGCTTCGATATTACCGTGCACGCCGACCAATTTTCAACAGGCGGCAGTAAAGTGGCCGTAGATTTTGGAGCTATCAGCGCAGACCATTTAGAAGCAAGTACCGATAGCGAAATCGCTCTTTTGGCCAAAAGCGATGTTATAGCTACAGCATTACCGGGGGCCTCCCTGGGACTGGGCTGTGCTTTTACGCCCGCCCGCAAATTACTGGATGCCGGTGGGGCCTTGGCCATTGCCAGCGATCACAATCCCGGTTCCGCCCCTATGGGAGACCTCCTGACCCAAGCGGCTATTTTGGGCGCATTTGAAAAATTATCCAATGCGGAAGTTTTAGCGGGAATAACCTTTAGAGCGGCCGCTGTGCTCAAGTTAAATGATAGGGGTAAATTGGACAAAGGACTTTTGGCCGACTTCAGTCTGTTCCATACCGGCAATTACCAAGAGATTTTATACAATCAAGGAAACCTGAAACCATGCATGGTTTGGAAAAACGGAGAGCTGGTTTACAATAAACACAGTTAG
- the hutH gene encoding histidine ammonia-lyase encodes MTEQPKTFDLGADWLTAGIAMNIAKGNTVLKVSSATRDKVITSWEIVQSIVEKDHPVYGINTGFGPLCTTKISKSETSILQTNIIKSHSVGVGDPISDDIAKLMLILKAHSLAKGYSGIAEKTLDRIIWHIENDAIPLVPSQGSVGASGDLAPLSHLFLPLIGLGQVNYKNKIISTTELFEQTGLESLTLGPKEGLALINGTQFIAAHAVKVIEKLHSVLSQADIIGAMMIEGLQGSVKPFYNELHALRPFKGNVHVAKRVKRLLKGSEIMEDHIDCERVQDPYSLRCIPQVHGASRNAWLHLKELLQVELNSVTDNPVIIDEELTISGGNFHGQPLAMALDYACLAASEVGNISDRRIYLALEGNSPGVPKLLMKDTGINSGYMILQYTTAALASENKGLCFPSSADSIPTSLGQEDHVSMGSIGARKALQVIGNVEKILAIELLTAGQAFEFRKPMKSGIFLDEIHKELRKHVAFADKDRVFADDIQKGIKMIQNKTIIKVIEGISSKKGIALKTKYSDIFENY; translated from the coding sequence ATGACTGAACAACCCAAAACATTCGATTTAGGTGCGGATTGGTTAACCGCAGGTATTGCTATGAACATAGCCAAAGGAAACACTGTGCTGAAAGTGTCCTCTGCTACCCGGGACAAAGTAATCACCTCTTGGGAAATTGTTCAAAGCATAGTGGAAAAAGACCATCCCGTATATGGGATCAACACAGGGTTTGGTCCGTTATGCACGACCAAAATATCCAAATCTGAAACTAGCATATTACAAACCAACATCATTAAAAGTCACAGTGTAGGTGTCGGTGATCCCATTTCGGATGACATTGCAAAACTGATGCTTATTCTGAAGGCCCATTCGCTAGCAAAAGGCTACTCCGGAATTGCCGAAAAAACTTTGGATAGAATAATTTGGCACATAGAAAATGATGCCATACCCTTAGTGCCCTCTCAAGGTTCCGTAGGTGCTTCAGGAGATTTAGCGCCTCTTTCACATTTGTTTCTTCCCTTAATCGGCCTTGGCCAAGTGAACTATAAAAACAAAATAATTTCAACTACTGAGCTATTTGAACAAACCGGTCTGGAATCTTTAACCTTAGGCCCAAAAGAAGGCTTGGCACTTATCAATGGGACTCAATTCATAGCGGCTCATGCGGTAAAAGTGATAGAGAAATTACACTCAGTTCTGTCTCAAGCGGATATCATAGGTGCTATGATGATTGAAGGCCTGCAGGGTTCTGTAAAGCCTTTTTATAATGAACTACATGCCTTGAGGCCTTTTAAAGGCAACGTTCACGTGGCGAAAAGAGTAAAGCGATTGCTTAAGGGCTCGGAAATTATGGAGGACCATATTGATTGTGAACGTGTCCAGGACCCCTACTCCCTTCGATGTATTCCACAAGTGCATGGTGCGTCTCGTAATGCCTGGTTACACCTAAAAGAATTATTGCAGGTAGAATTAAATTCGGTTACGGACAATCCCGTTATCATAGATGAGGAGCTCACGATAAGTGGCGGAAATTTCCATGGACAACCTCTGGCAATGGCGTTGGACTACGCCTGTTTAGCAGCTTCGGAAGTAGGAAATATATCCGATAGGAGAATATATTTGGCCTTGGAAGGTAATAGCCCGGGCGTTCCAAAATTATTGATGAAGGACACGGGAATTAACTCGGGCTATATGATCTTACAGTACACTACCGCAGCTTTGGCAAGTGAAAATAAAGGCTTGTGTTTTCCCTCAAGTGCAGATAGCATTCCTACCTCTTTGGGGCAAGAAGACCACGTCAGTATGGGTTCAATTGGAGCAAGAAAAGCATTGCAAGTTATCGGCAATGTTGAAAAAATATTGGCTATTGAACTCTTAACCGCCGGACAGGCATTCGAGTTTCGGAAACCAATGAAATCTGGCATATTCTTGGATGAAATCCATAAAGAATTACGAAAACATGTGGCCTTTGCGGATAAGGACCGTGTATTTGCCGATGATATTCAAAAAGGCATAAAAATGATACAAAACAAGACCATTATAAAAGTTATTGAAGGTATAAGTTCTAAAAAAGGAATAGCTTTAAAGACTAAATATTCGGACATTTTTGAGAACTACTAA
- a CDS encoding universal stress protein — MLTDEIVESISKYEIDLVVAGTKGASGVSEVFLGSNAVRMIKMVKKCPIMVIPKSFGFKKPTEIAFATDFNRFYTISELSPLIELARTFGAVIRIVNVQDEIKPLTELQRFNLDMLRKYLQNIEHYVHTVSELNSVSRTLERFSTELDIHLLAMLNYQHSYMERLSREPIIKKVAFHAQTPLLIIPELTMSSKSKNTDRREISFSN; from the coding sequence TTGCTCACGGACGAAATCGTAGAAAGTATTTCCAAATATGAAATAGATTTGGTGGTTGCTGGAACCAAGGGTGCGAGTGGAGTATCCGAGGTGTTTTTGGGCAGCAACGCTGTGCGCATGATTAAGATGGTAAAAAAATGCCCAATAATGGTCATTCCTAAATCTTTTGGATTTAAAAAACCAACTGAGATAGCCTTTGCCACAGATTTTAATCGGTTTTATACCATTTCAGAATTGAGCCCACTGATAGAATTGGCAAGAACGTTTGGGGCGGTAATTCGTATCGTAAATGTTCAAGATGAGATTAAACCACTTACGGAGTTACAACGTTTTAACCTGGATATGTTAAGAAAATATCTGCAGAACATAGAGCATTATGTACATACCGTTTCCGAATTGAATTCAGTTTCCAGAACCTTGGAACGCTTCTCGACAGAATTGGATATACATCTACTTGCTATGTTGAATTATCAGCATAGTTATATGGAAAGGCTATCGCGTGAACCTATTATAAAAAAGGTTGCATTTCATGCTCAAACCCCTTTACTAATAATACCCGAACTAACTATGTCCAGTAAATCTAAGAATACGGATAGACGGGAAATTTCTTTTTCTAATTAG